Proteins from a single region of Gossypium arboreum isolate Shixiya-1 chromosome 1, ASM2569848v2, whole genome shotgun sequence:
- the LOC108485909 gene encoding uncharacterized protein LOC108485909 isoform X1: MLSLNVRLMGRKRKIAKRSRKRRLARLKAEMEGIKKEQKSINEGQRQVRKRMEAIGEECQQLSIETNKVIRQTAVTQIRLAIMFNILKARQDGDIAKASHLTHLLRSVLHPKRRLIYIMKNYY; this comes from the exons ATGCTTTCACTTAATGTCAGATTGATGGGACGAAAG AGGAAGATTGCAAAGAGAAGTAGGAAAAGAAGATTGGCGAGGTTGAAAGCAGAGATGGAAGGGATAAAGAAAGAGCAAAAAAGCATAAATGAAGGGCAAAGGCAAGTTCGAAAAAGAATGGAAGCCATAGGCGAAGAATGCCAACAACTCAGCATTGAAACTAACAAAGTAATCCGACAAACGGCTGTGACTCAAATCCGATTGGCTATCATGTTCAACATCCTCAAGGCACGACAAGATGGCGATATTGCTAAGGCTTCCCATTTAACTCACTTGCTTCGGTCTGTTTTGCATCCTAAAAGAAGATTAATATATATTATGAAGAATTACTATtaa
- the LOC108485909 gene encoding uncharacterized protein LOC108485909 isoform X2 has product MLSLNVRLMGRKRKIAKRSRKRRLARLKAEMEGIKKEQKSINEGQRQVRKRMEAIGEECQQLSIETNKVIRQTAVTQIRLAIMFNILKARQDGDIAKASHLTHLLRETMGRA; this is encoded by the exons ATGCTTTCACTTAATGTCAGATTGATGGGACGAAAG AGGAAGATTGCAAAGAGAAGTAGGAAAAGAAGATTGGCGAGGTTGAAAGCAGAGATGGAAGGGATAAAGAAAGAGCAAAAAAGCATAAATGAAGGGCAAAGGCAAGTTCGAAAAAGAATGGAAGCCATAGGCGAAGAATGCCAACAACTCAGCATTGAAACTAACAAAGTAATCCGACAAACGGCTGTGACTCAAATCCGATTGGCTATCATGTTCAACATCCTCAAGGCACGACAAGATGGCGATATTGCTAAGGCTTCCCATTTAACTCACTTGCTTCG TGAAACAATGGGGAGGGCGTAA